One genomic segment of Ipomoea triloba cultivar NCNSP0323 chromosome 9, ASM357664v1 includes these proteins:
- the LOC116029719 gene encoding uncharacterized protein LOC116029719, producing MGIVQFPQECMKVSPNADQSKYCRFHRQVGHDTDECNVLKRQIEELIQRGYFKQFVKRSGQQKPGQKLSQQQPPRSLPKNVWKKDDSSEPSSSSGKKREHDQVTVTDLSDKDTEEPRKHKKQTIHFIYGGPAGGDTQVERKKWSRQLYVGEVVSLPKGKKQRREAITFSDDDLPEGPLPHRDALVIKMEINDSIVHRILVDTGSLVNVMYYDAFTKLGLPRNQLKEVRTPLSDFTGDSIETEGSVVLPVEIGVSPNTSKINMEFIVVKLTCAHNIILGRPALEDLKAIISMEHLCMKFPTPYGIGVARGDQRAARSCYVKAC from the coding sequence ATGGGGATCGTGCAATTTCCGCAGGAGTGCATGAAAGTCTCCCCAAATGCGGATCAATCCAAGTATTGCAGATTCCATAGGCAGGTGGGCCATGATACCGATGAATGCAACGTGTTAAAGCGCCAGATTGAGGAGCTCATCCAGAGGGGATACTTCAAACAGTTCGTCAAACGGTCAGGCCAGCAAAAGCCGGGCCAAAAGTTGAGCCAACAACAACCTCCGCGTAGTTTACCAAAAAATGTTTGGAAGAAGGATGACAGCTCCGAACCGTCATCCTCGAGTGGTAAGAAAAGGGAACACGACCAAGTTACAGTAACAGATCTCTCTGACAAAGACACAGAAGAGCCCAGGAAACACAAGAAGCAGACCATACACTTCATCTACGGAGGTCCTGCAGGCGGAGACACACAGGTAgagaggaagaagtggagtcgcCAGTTATATGTAGGTGAGGTGGTCAGCCTTCCAAAGGGAAAAAAGCAGAGGAGGGAAGCCATTACCTTCTCTGACGATGACCTCCCAGAAGGTCCACTGCCTCACCGAGATGCGTTGGTGATCAAGATGGAGATCAACGACAGCATCGTGCATCGCATACTCGTAGACACCGGAAGCTTAGTCAATGTGATGTACTACGACGCTTTCACCAAACTGGGACTCCCCAGAAATCAACTCAAAGAGGTACGGACTCCACTTTCTGATTTTACGGGAGATTCAATAGAGACGGAGGGATCCGTGGTACTACCGGTAGAGATAGGCGTGAGCCCCAACACCTCCAAGATAAACATGGAGTTCATTGTTGTGAAACTCACATGTGCCCATAACATCATACTGGGGAGGCCAGCTCTGGAAGACCTGAAGGCCATAATTTCGATGGAGCACCTATGCATGAAATTTCCCACGCCATACGGGATAGGAGTTGCGAGAGGAGATCAAAGAGCAGCTCGTAGCTGTTACGTCAAAGCGTGCTAG
- the LOC116029720 gene encoding uncharacterized protein LOC116029720, which translates to MATADLLSQNRATGLLLSAFRSLSKYKSHWISQTVEARALYSASEEDLDTVALNISGFIHKLAQLLHCIRDIRPGIGDSVMYFDKASDIWNALHKRYSQSDPHRISEIQNEIFRNIQGSLTVNEYFTKCNALWQQMNALRPLLQCECVPKCSCTLMRRMQKEREEDQIIRFLEGLNEKYKTIKSGVLVMDPIPDMEKVLNMTLKVERKIRGSLNQKCGDIIQSNAVQNNQQTGEEQSVVAAATSNYKKKFTNSGGRNVPKCTFCGMLGHTIEKCYKKHGYPPGWVAGYKTKNKQPQDIQ; encoded by the exons ATGGCAACAGCAGATTTGTTATCACAGAATAGAGCAACCGGGTTGTTATTGTCTGCATTCAGATCTCTCAGCAAATATAAGAGCCATTGGATTTCACAAACTGTGGAAGCTAGAGCTCTGTACTCAGCTTCAGAGGAGGACCTTGACACAGTGGCTT TGAACATCTCTGGGTTTATCCACAAACTGGCTCAGCTGTTGCACTGCATAAGAGATATCAGGCCTGGTATTGGGGATAGCGTAATGTACTTCGACAAAGCCTCAGACATCTGGAACGCTCTTCATAAGAGGTATTCTCAATCTGATCCTCACCGAATTTCTGAGATTCAAAATGAGATATTCAGGAACATTCAAGGTAGCTTGACAGTCAATGAATACTTTACCAAATGTAATGCCCTATGGCAGCAGATGAATGCTTTGAGACCTCTGCTCCAATGTGAGTGTGTTCCTAAATGTTCCTGCACTCTCATGCGTAGAATGCAGAAGGAGAGAGAGGAGGATCAAATAATTAGGTTTCTAGAGGGcctaaatgaaaaatataaaaccaTTAAGTCTGGAGTGCTAGTAATGGACCCTATTCCAGATATGGAGAAGGTCCTAAATATGACATTGAAAGTTGAAAGGAAGATTAGAGGATCATTGAATCAAAAATGTGGTGACATAATTCAATCCAATGCTGTTCAAAATAACCAACAAACTGGGGAAGAACAATCTGTTGTGGCAGCTGCCACTTCTAACTACAAGAAGAAGTTCACCAACAGTGGAGGAAGGAATGTGCCAAAGTGCACTTTCTGTGGAATGCTTGGTCACACCATCGAGAAGTGCTACAAGAAGCATGGATACCCTCCCGGATGGGTGGCTGGCTATAAAACCAAGAACAAGCAGCCCCAGGACATACAGTAG